CGCACGGGGCCTTTTACGCTTCTTGAAGTGAGAAGACCCTTTTCCAAAAGTTCTTTTAGAACGGTGCGCGCTTGTCGGTCTTTATAGCCCGTCAAACCAGCGGCCTTGCCTCGTTCAAACTCACCCGCTAAAAGCGATTCTCGCAATAAAGGGAAAGAGCCTTTCGGCAATCGCCTGGCGCGAACTTCTTCTTCGCTGTAAATTTCGATTCGACGGATGAGTTCATCCGGCTTGAGCAGGGATTCCATAAAGTCGATTTGATCGATACACACGCCTAAAAAGAACGCGCAAAATTCCTCCAGCCCCTTTTGAGAAAGGGAGCCACGTCCATCCAGATCCCCTTGCCGCGGTGCGTCTGCCGCATCCAGACGGGTCTTGTAGTTTTCAACATTGCGAGCCAGCCCGCGCGATGCCGACCAAAGGCTACTGCCGATTCCAATGGTTTTCAGGTAGGCGTGAGAGTACAGGCGCGCCACTCTTCCGTTTCCATCAATGAAGGGATGTATCCAGAGCAGGCGGTGGTGTGAAGCCGCCGCCGCAACGAGCCTGTCCATACGGCCTAATCTGTCTGGGTCGTAAGCGTCTGTAAATCGTTTTAGAAAATCAGGGATGTTTTCAGCGCTTGGAGGGATATGCCTTCCCACTGCAACGTCTGTTTCTCGAAATTTCCCAGGCTCCACAGGAATTTTTTCTTTTGTATCCGGGTTTTCGACCCAGAGGAGATCATCCGGCAGATGTTCGCAGAATTCCCTGTGAAGCCATTGGATAAAAGCGACGGTTTTATTCTCTTCTATATTTTGAGTATCGATTTTTTCTTGAAGAAGGATATGCGCCTTGGCTTCCAGTTGCAGGTCTCTTTTTTCAGGTTCCGCAGAAAAATCACCCTTCAGGGCGCGGTCAATATCCCTTGGGTGGGTGTCATGCCCTTCTATGAGATTGCTGTAATAGCAGTTCATGGAGCGAACGAGTTCGCCAATAGAAAGCTGGGTGGTGGGATGGATCATCCCCGCCAGATGGGCCGCTTTTTCCGACAATTCAACGCCGAGGTCCTGCAATTCTCTGGAAATTGGAGAAGGCAACATAGGTTCCATTAGAGTGACTGGTTCACTTTTTGCCATGTTGATTGTAAAAATTGCCGATTAAAATTTAGAATCTAACTATATATATTACTTTAGTTAAAGTAATTTTTAAACTTAATTTTTGCCGATATTTTTGCCGGTTGGGTGGGAGGGGTTTTGGCACACAATCCCCCTATGAAGAAAAATGGCCAGGCAAACTCGCTGGCAGGAAAAAATGCTCAAATCCATCAATGGAAGGTATTGCCTACAAATATTCCTTGAGATACTGCCCGGTGTAGGACTTGGCGTTTTTGGCCAGCGCTTCGGGCGTTCCTTTGCCGATGATCTGCCCGCCTTTGGCGCCGCCCTCCGGGCCAAGGTCGATGATGTGATCTGCGGTCTTGATGACTTCCATATTGTGTTCGATGATGATGACGGTGTTGCCCGCCTCGACGAGTTTGACGAGAACGCCGAGCAGGTTTTCGACGTCTGCGAAATGCAGGCCGGTGGTGGGTTCGTCGAGAATGTAGAGCGTTTGTCCTGCCGCGCGCTTGCTCAACTCTTTGGACAACTTGACGCGTTGCGCTTCGCCGCCGGACAGGGTGGTGGCGGCCTGACCGAGATGGATGTAGTCGAGCCCGACATCGGCGATGGTTTGCAATCGCGATCGTAATGAAGGAATGTTCTGAAAGAAAACGCGCGCCTCTTCGACCGTCATGGCCAGCACGTCGGCGATGTTTTTTCCCTTGTAAGTCACTTCCAGCGTTTCGCGATTGAAGCGCTTGCCCTGGCAGGCTTCGCAGGTCACGAAGACGTCGGGCAGGAAATGCATTTCCACTTTGATGACGCCGTCGCCCTGACAGGTTTCGCATCGCCCGCCGCGCACGTTGAAGCTGAAGCGACCCGGTTTGTAGCCGCGCACTCGTGACTCCGGCGTTTCGCTGAACAGGTCGCGGATGAAGGTGAAGATTCCGGTGTAGGTGGCGGGATTGGAACGCGGCGTTCTGCCGATGGGAGACTGGTCGATGTCGATCACCTTGTCGATGTATTGAATGCCTTCAATTGTGTCGAATTTTCCCGGCTTGTCCACGGAGCGCCAGAAATGTTTTGCCAGCGCCTTGTAGAGGATGTCGATGACCAGCGTGCTCTTTCCCGAGCCGGACACGCCGGTGACGCAGATCATGCAACCGAGCGGAAATTCAGCGGTCACGTTTTTCAGATTGTTTTGTTGCGCGCCGATGATCTTCAGCGATTTGCCGATGCCCTTGCGTCGCTGGGCGGGAACGGGCACCTGTTTTTTTCCCGAAAGGAATTGCCCGGTGAGCGATTTCTTGTTCTTGAGTAATTTCGCAGGCGTGCCGGAGAAGATGATCTCGCCGCCGTGAACGCCTGCGCCCGGTCCGAGATCGACCACATGATCGGCGGAGCGGATGGTGGCGTCGTCGTGTTCGACGACGATCACCGTGTTGCCGAGATCGCGCAGGCGGAACAGGGTTTTCAGGAGGCGGTCGTTGTCGCGCTGGTGCAGGCCGATGCTGGGTTCGTCGAGCACGTAGAGGACGCCCATCAGCGAAGAGCCGATCTGCGTTGCCAGGCGAATGCGCTGGCTTTCGCCGCCGGACAATGTGGATGAGGTTCGGTTGAGGGACAGGTAGTCCAGCCCGACGTTGTTCAGAAAGCCGAGGCGCTCCTTGATCTCTTTCACGATCCGGCGGGCGATGAGATGTTCTTGCGATGTCAGTTTCAGTTGATTGAAAAAATCGAGCAGATGGTCGATGGCCAACTCCGTCAGGTCGATGATGTTCTTGTCGCCTACCTTCACCGAAATGCCCGCTTTGGTCAGGCGCGTTCCTTCGCAGAGCGCGCAGTCCAGCGTGCGCATGTAGCGCGCAATTTCCTCGCGCGCCGATGCAGAGTCGGTCTCGCGGTAGCGTCGCTCCAGTTCGGGAATGACGCCGTCAAACGTTCCCGCGTAAAAATGCCGACGGTTGTTTTTTTCATAATAATACTGAATCTCTTCGTCGCCCGATCCGTACAACAGCGTCTGCTGGATTTTCTCCGGCAATTTTTCGTAAGGCGTTCCCAGTTTGAATTTGAAATGCTCCGACAGGGTTTCCAGCATCTGATGGAAATACACCGAATTTTTTTTCTCCCAGGGCTTGAAGGCTCCGTCGCGTATCGACAGGCTGGGATCGGGCACGACGAGGTCGGGATCGATGACCATCTTGGTTCCCAGCCCTTCGCATTGCGGGCAGGCGCCGTTGGGATTGTTGAACGAGAACAGGCGCGGTTCGAGTTCGGGATAGCTGATGCCGCAGTAATTACAGGCGAATTTTTCGCTGAACAACAAATCCTCGCTACTTCCATCGGCTCCCAGTTTGCAGATGATGGCCGAGCGCTCGCCATGCTCCAGCGCCGTTTCGATGGAGTCGGCGAGACGCCGCCCCAGCGTGTCTTTCACCACCAGACGGTCGATGACGATTTCCAGCGTGTGCTTGAATTTTTTGTTCAGCGTGATGTCTTCGTCGAGAGATCGCACTTCGCCGTCGATGCGCGCGCGCACGAATCCCTTTTTTTGAATTTCCGCCAGCTCGCGTTTGAACTCGCCCTTGCGGTTGCTGACGAGCGGCGCAAGGATCATTATCTTTGTGCCTGTCGGAATTTGCGTGACCTGATCGACGATCTGTTGCGCGGTCTGCGAGGCGATCTGCCGCCCGCATCCATAGCAGTAAACGCGACCGATACGCGCGAACAGCAGGCGCATGTAATCGTAAACTTCGGTGACGGTGCCAACGGTGGAGCGCGGGTTGCGACTGGAAGTTTTTTGTTCGATAGAAATCGCAGGCGACAAGCCTTCGATGCTGTCCACGTCGGGTTTTTCCATCAGCTCGAGAAATTGCCGGGCGTAGGCGGACAGGGATTCGACGTAACGGCGTTGCCCTTCCGCGTAGATGGTGTCGAAGGCGAGCGACGATTTGCCGGAGCCGCTCAGACCGGTGATGACCACCAGTTGATTGCGCGGCAGTTCCAGCGTGATGTTTTTAAGATTGTGTTCGCGCGCGCCTTTGATGATGAGTTTGTCGACAGCCATGGAAGCAGTGTTTCCTATCGGGAAGAGATTTTAGGAGAATAAAGATTGGAAGCGTTCGCTGACGCGTTGTTTGATTGCGTCCGTCATGATGATTTCTTCGGGCCAGCCTTGCTGGTAACCTTCTTCTTCATACTTGCGCGACGCGTCAATGCCCAGCCTCCCGTTGATCTGATAGATGTCGCGGCGCGGGTCGATATTGTTCAGCGTTTTCCAGAGCGCGGTCGAGAGATCGGAAGGGTCTTCATGTTCTTCAATCACAATGAGAATCGAAACGTCTTCGGTGGAGGCGTCGTTGAGGAATTGTTCGATCAACTCTCTCGACTGATGCGCCGCTGTTTTTCGAGTCGCCGCGAAGAGAACGGAAAGCCGGGCGTCGATTTGCAGAATCTGGCAAGCCCGGATCTGCGGGAATTTTTTCAGGACGCGCTCCGCTTCAAAATCTTCGGCGTTGGCCTTCGTCGCCTCTCGCGGGTCGGCGTAGCCCGGCTCGTCTTCCGTTTTTGTCGTCAGATCGATGCCGAGTTTGGAACCGTACAGGGCTTGATCCGAGGCGTGATTCAACACGTCGAGAATGCCTTCGGAAAAATACAGGTCTCGTTTTAAATTCAGTTTGTTCAACAACGCGAAGGCAACCGCTTTGTAGTCGTGCACGTCCAGCGTTTCGTCGACGACGAAGATGATTTTGACGAAGCTCATCTGCCCCATGCCCCACAGCGCGTTCATCAGGCGACGCCCCTGCATGGGGAAGCGCTTGTCGATGGAGATGATGACGAGATTGTGAAACACGCCTTCGGCGGGCATGTCCATGTCGACGATCTCCGGCAACTGGGTGCGCATGAGAGGCAGAAAGATGCGCTCGGTGGCGCGGCCCAGATAGAGATCCTCCTGCGGCGGCTTGCCGACGATGGTGGTCAGGTAAATCGGATTCTTGCGATGCGTGATCGCCGTGACATGAAACACGGGATATGGGCCGTCGTGAGAATAGTAGCCGGTGTGATCGCCGAATGGCCCTTCGATTCTGCTTTCGCGCGGGTCGATATATCCTTCCAGAACGATTTCAGCAGTGGCTGGAACTTCGAGGTCCACGGTCTTGCATTTCACCAGCGGCGTCGGCGATTTTCTTAAAAATCCGGACAGCAGAAATTCGTCAATGCCGTAGGGCAGGGGGGCGGACGCGGCGTAGCATACCGTCGGGTCGGCGCCGATGGCGACCGCCGTTTCCATGATCTTGCCGTGTTTTTTGAATTCGTGAAAAAAATGCGCGCCGTCCTTGTGGATATGCCAGTGCATGGCGGTGGTGTTCTTGTCGTAAATCTGCATGCGATACAAGCCAACATTGCGCACCGCCCCGTCGTAACTGCGGTTGACGACGATGGGGAAGGTGATGAATCGGCCGGCGTCGTCGGGCCAGCATTGCAGGATGGGAATTTTCCCCAGGTCCACCTCGTCGCCTTTGAGCACGACTTCCTGACAGGGCGCCTGACGCACGGTCCTGGGTGGAAACTGCGAGGCCTGCAGGAGCATGGGGATCATTTTGGCTTTTTCAAGCAAGGTTGTCGGCGGCGCAATTTTGATGTACTTTTCAATTTCTCTGGGAACGGCTTCGATGTCGTCCACGCCGAGCGCGAGGTTCATTCGTCGCTGCGAGCCAAAGGCGTTGATTAGTACCGGCATCTCGCTACCCTCGACGGACTCGAACAGCAAGGCTTTGCCGCCGCCGGGGAGTTTGGATACGCGATCTGTGATTTCCGATATTTCAAGGATAGGGGAGACGGTTTCTTTGATGCGAATCAGTTCCCCTTCCTGTTCCAGTCGTGTGATGAATTCTCTGAGCGAATAATATGGCATGGCGTGTCGGCTTTGTTGATAATACGGTTTGGTGAAACGACCGAGTATTATAGCCCAGCGCAAGGATCGGGCGGGAAAAAATTGGCGATTCTTTTTCCCGGCGCGCAAGACTCTCTTTAGAAAGCTTCAATCATGGCGGCTTATTTTTTCAAACGGGTGTTGTATGGAATCCCCGTATTGTTTGTGGTGGCAACGCTCACCTTTTTCATCATGCGCTGGGCGCCGGGGGGGCCGTTCGACACCGAGAAGAAATTGCCGCCTGAGATCGTCGCCAATATCGAGGCGAAATACCATCTCGATCAACCTGCGGTTGTGCAATACCTGCTCTATATCAAGGGACTGGCCTCCGGCGATCTGGGCCCGTCCTATAAATATATCGGGCGTGATGTGTCTGATATTATTTCCGACACCTTTCCCGTATCCGTCGTCCTGGGTCTGTCGGCTTTGATGGTTGTGGTTTTTGTCGGGATTCCCGCCGGAATGGCCTCGGCCTACTGGCAAGGCTCGCCGGTGGATCGCGGGGTTGTGTTTGCGGCGACGTTGGGAATCTCCGTTCCCAGTTTTGTTCTGGGAACCGTGTTGATCTGGGGCCTGTCGCATCAATTGCACTGGTTTCCGCCCGCCTTGTGGGAAGGTCCGAAGCATATCATCCTGCCTGCCATCGCCCTCGGCGCGCCTTTTGCCGGATACATTGCGCGTTTGACGCGATCGGCAATCCTTGAAACCCTGTCAGCGGATTATGTTCGCACCGCGCGAGCCAAGGGCTTGAGCGAGCCGGTCATTCTGTTCAAGCACGTGCTGAAAAATTCCATGTCGCCGGTGGTGTCCGTTCTGGGACCGCTCACGGCGGGCTTGGTGACGGGATCCTTCGTTGTGGAATTCATTTTTTCGATTCCCGGCATGGGCCGCTTCTTCATCACGGCGGTGACGAACCGCGATTACCCGCTCATCATGGGCGTGACTTTGGTCTATTCGGTTTTGATCGTTCTCGCCAATATCGTTGTGGACATGATCTATGCCTGGCTGGACCCGCGCGTCTCTGTGTGACTTATTCGCTGACCTGTCTGTCGCCTCCCATTATTAAGGCGCCTTTGGGTATGTAAATCGTGTTGGCAGGAGTTTTTAAAGCGGAGAGAAGGTGCCAGAGCAGTAGGGGTGGGGGAGGGCGCCGTAATTTTTTCTCTGGCCATTGAGAAAATCCATTGAAATTTTCAAGAGATAGTCTGATTCTAAGTATGTAGAGGATAACGCCGCTGTTTTCTGCCAGATAACCGGAAGGGCGGCTTGTCAAAAGCAGTTGATGCTCTTTGAATTTGTGAAAAACATGTTACCACTGTCCGCCCGGCTTAGCGGGGGATTCATACTTCTTGTCACCTTGACCGCGCTTTGCGCGCCCTGGATTGCTCCCTATTCCTACGAAACGCAGGACACCCTGAACATTCTGGCGGCTCCCGGATGGGAGCATTGGATGGGTTCGGACCGTTTGGGGCGGGATGTGTTTTCGCGCATCATTTACGGCGCCCGCGTTTCCCTGTTCGTCGGCGTTTGCACGACGCTCATGGCTTTGTTGATCGGCTCGGTCTATGGCGCTGTTTCTGGTTACCTGGGCGGCAGGACGGATCAGTTGATGATGCGTGTGGTCGACGTGGTATTTTCCCTGCCCGATTTATTGATGATCATTTTGATCACGGTATTGGTGGGGCGGGGGATGACAGGCATTTTCATCGCGCTGACCCTGGTCAGTTGGGTGACCGTCGCCAGGCTGGTTCGCGGCGAGGTTCTGCGTCTCAAGGAATTTCCTTTTGTTGAAGCGGCGCGTGCTTTGGGCGCCAGTCATTTGCGAATCCTTCTGCGCGAAATATTCCCGAATCTGGTGGGCGTGTTGATGGTGACTTTGAGTTTCAGAATTCCTACTGCGATTTTGGCGGAGTCGACGCTCAGCTTCATTGGGCTGGGAATCGCGCCGCCTTACAGCAGTTGGGGAACGCTGGCGAACGATGGTTGGAAGGCGATCAAGTTTTATCCGCATTTGATCTTGTTTCCCTCGCTGGCGATATTTTTAACGATCCTTGCGTTTAATTTTTTTGGAGAAGGTTTGAGAGATTGGCTGGACCCTCGGAATCGAGCGCGCGCCTGAAGGGCGCGTATGGAACAATGCTCATCCGTCGTGGAGATTGGCTGGACCCTCGGAATCGAGCGCGCGCCTGAAGGGCGCGTATGAATCAACGCTCACCCGTGGAGATTGGCTGGACCCTTGGAATCGAGCGCGCGCCTGAAGGGCGCGTATGAATCAACGCTCATCTTGGGGATTTGTTAGGCCCCCGCATTCGAATCCGCGCCTGTGATTATGCGCTTAAACGTTTGCGACTTTAAAATCAATGGGTTAAAATGGTTTTAGCGGACGGGGGCGAGTCTATCGCTTGTCAAACCGAAGCGACTTCAATAAATTGAAGATATGCGGATTGACAAGGAATTCGTTTCATTATAAATTGACCGCTATTTTTGCGGTTTAATTGGTTTCCCGAGGATACGACGTGTGCCAAATCAAAGATGATTTGATCTGTGAAATAATCCGTATTTCCCAAACAAATTTGTTGGATAGAAAACGAATCGAAGGAGGCCCGGATTCTGGCAACGATATGGTTGTGAACTGGGTTCGTAGCAACGCCAAGCAGTACCGCGAAAATTTTTCTGAACTACTGGAGTCTTACCCGGCCTCTGAGCTGGGTTCGATTTTGCAGAAATTGACAGAGACGGGCAAGGACCTGGGAGAACTCCTGGGTCTGAAATTTGATAGAGTTTGATTTCCTTGAAAATCTTTTTGTATGGAATGTGTTTATGGGAGAAGTAGAAAACACCCCTGAAGAAGCAAAACCCGAGACGGCCGAAGCGGCAAAACCCGCGGCGGCTGGAGCGGCGAAACCTGCGGCGGCTGGAGCGGCAAAACCCGCGGCGGCTGGAGCGGCGAAACCCGCGGCGGCTGGAGCGGCAAAACCTGCGGCGGCTGGAGCGGCAAAACCTGCGGCGGCTGGAGCGGCAAAACCTGCGGCTAAGAAACCTGCGGCGAAGCCGAAAGAACCGCTCAAACCATTTATTGATAATGGCGATGGGACCATCACTGATCCGAATGCGGGTTTGATGTGGAAAAAAACCGACGCATGGAACGACATGCACAAGTTCTATTTATGGAAGGATCATAAAGAGTATGTCGATAAAATAAATAAAGAGAAATTTGCCGGTTATAGCGACTGGTCGATCCCGTCCAAGGCGGAAGCGAGTGTGCTCTTCGACAAGGATAAGAAAAAGAAGTGTATGGACAAGAATGGGACGCATTATTATATCGATCCGATTTTTGAGGCGGGCGGCGTGTCCAATACCTGGATCACCGAGTGCTCGGACGACAATATCATTCGTTATGATTTGAAATGCGGCGTCGATACGCCTTATCCCGGAAATGATGTTTTTGGTTCGATGCGTCTGGTGCGCAAGGCCCCGGTTGCCAAGGAAGAGCCGAAGGCTGAAACGAAGGCGGAACCTAAGGCGGCTGAGAAAGAACCCGCGAAGGAAGCGGCGAAAGCGCCTGCCGAGGAGTCCGCAAAAGAAGAATAGTTCTTGGAATTTTGTATACAGACCCTTTGTTACGGCTTGAGCCGTTTCAAGGGGTCTTTTTTTTTGTGGGAGGTTTTTCGCCTTTGGCGGCGAGCAACTTGTTCGATAAAGCGGCGAGTTTTTCTTCGTTCAGCCACATGCGAATTCCCTGAACCACTTTGTCTGGATCGTTTTCGACCAGCTGGCTGATTTCCTGTTTCATCGTAGCGACGCTGGGCGCCTCGGGTTTTTTGTCTGGAGTGGGCTTTTTACGGGGCTGGGGAAGTTTTTTTCGTTTCTGGATTTTCCTGGAAGGTTTTTTGCGCGAGGATATATAAAGCAGGACGAAGGATGCCAGCGCCCCGAGGATGAGCAGGAAGGGCGCGAGGTCTTTCATGTTTCCTCAACGTGAAATCGAACGATGAAATCGCCGCGTTTCTTACCCCATAAAATCGCCGCGCCTTGTCCCGAGATTCTAAATTCTTCCCCTGTCAACGTGCCTTCTTCGACCTGAATGGTTTTCGTTGAATTGAGCATTTCCACTTCCACCGGGCCGCCTTCTTCGGCCAATTCTCGCGAGATAAAAACTTCGGAGTAAATATCATTCATGACCCGCTTCAGGGTCGGGTGTTTGATGGTGCAGATTTTTAGATGTAAATCGCCGGGAGGTCCGCCATTTTTACCGTCGCCGCCTTTTTGGTCCAGCTTGAGGGTGTACTGGTCGGCGACGCCGGGCGGGATTTTCACTTCAATGGTGACGGACTTGATCACTTGTTTTTTACCGCCGCATTCCTCGCAGGGTTTTTCTGTTTCTTCATCGACGCCGCTTCCGGCGCAATCCGCGCAGTTCACATATTTGTCATAGCTGTAGGTGATCTTGCCGCCGAGCGCAACGGTCGGTAGGTCGACATCAACCATGAATTGCAGGTCGAAGCCTGCCGTCGGAGCGTTTGGGTCGGGAGCCTGTTCTTCCTCGCGAGGCGGCGGCGGTCTGCGCGCGCCTTCAAAAGGGTCCTGGTGAAAGCCGCCGCTTCGGTTAGAACGATTCGAGCGATTCGAACCGAAATCGCTGTAGCCGTAACCTTTGAATCCGGAGCCGGGGCCGCGTCCGCCGGGCTGGGTTT
This window of the Candidatus Nitrohelix vancouverensis genome carries:
- a CDS encoding menaquinone biosynthesis decarboxylase, whose protein sequence is MPYYSLREFITRLEQEGELIRIKETVSPILEISEITDRVSKLPGGGKALLFESVEGSEMPVLINAFGSQRRMNLALGVDDIEAVPREIEKYIKIAPPTTLLEKAKMIPMLLQASQFPPRTVRQAPCQEVVLKGDEVDLGKIPILQCWPDDAGRFITFPIVVNRSYDGAVRNVGLYRMQIYDKNTTAMHWHIHKDGAHFFHEFKKHGKIMETAVAIGADPTVCYAASAPLPYGIDEFLLSGFLRKSPTPLVKCKTVDLEVPATAEIVLEGYIDPRESRIEGPFGDHTGYYSHDGPYPVFHVTAITHRKNPIYLTTIVGKPPQEDLYLGRATERIFLPLMRTQLPEIVDMDMPAEGVFHNLVIISIDKRFPMQGRRLMNALWGMGQMSFVKIIFVVDETLDVHDYKAVAFALLNKLNLKRDLYFSEGILDVLNHASDQALYGSKLGIDLTTKTEDEPGYADPREATKANAEDFEAERVLKKFPQIRACQILQIDARLSVLFAATRKTAAHQSRELIEQFLNDASTEDVSILIVIEEHEDPSDLSTALWKTLNNIDPRRDIYQINGRLGIDASRKYEEEGYQQGWPEEIIMTDAIKQRVSERFQSLFS
- a CDS encoding DUF1566 domain-containing protein, whose translation is MWKKTDAWNDMHKFYLWKDHKEYVDKINKEKFAGYSDWSIPSKAEASVLFDKDKKKKCMDKNGTHYYIDPIFEAGGVSNTWITECSDDNIIRYDLKCGVDTPYPGNDVFGSMRLVRKAPVAKEEPKAETKAEPKAAEKEPAKEAAKAPAEESAKEE
- a CDS encoding ABC transporter permease; translated protein: MLPLSARLSGGFILLVTLTALCAPWIAPYSYETQDTLNILAAPGWEHWMGSDRLGRDVFSRIIYGARVSLFVGVCTTLMALLIGSVYGAVSGYLGGRTDQLMMRVVDVVFSLPDLLMIILITVLVGRGMTGIFIALTLVSWVTVARLVRGEVLRLKEFPFVEAARALGASHLRILLREIFPNLVGVLMVTLSFRIPTAILAESTLSFIGLGIAPPYSSWGTLANDGWKAIKFYPHLILFPSLAIFLTILAFNFFGEGLRDWLDPRNRARA
- a CDS encoding DnaJ domain-containing protein; this translates as MARNYYKILGVTAKATAKEIKKKYRTLALKYHPDTNNNSKQAEDRFKIIAEAYEVLSNDKKRATYDQDRVYERSRETQPGGRGPGSGFKGYGYSDFGSNRSNRSNRSGGFHQDPFEGARRPPPPREEEQAPDPNAPTAGFDLQFMVDVDLPTVALGGKITYSYDKYVNCADCAGSGVDEETEKPCEECGGKKQVIKSVTIEVKIPPGVADQYTLKLDQKGGDGKNGGPPGDLHLKICTIKHPTLKRVMNDIYSEVFISRELAEEGGPVEVEMLNSTKTIQVEEGTLTGEEFRISGQGAAILWGKKRGDFIVRFHVEET
- a CDS encoding ABC transporter permease; its protein translation is MAAYFFKRVLYGIPVLFVVATLTFFIMRWAPGGPFDTEKKLPPEIVANIEAKYHLDQPAVVQYLLYIKGLASGDLGPSYKYIGRDVSDIISDTFPVSVVLGLSALMVVVFVGIPAGMASAYWQGSPVDRGVVFAATLGISVPSFVLGTVLIWGLSHQLHWFPPALWEGPKHIILPAIALGAPFAGYIARLTRSAILETLSADYVRTARAKGLSEPVILFKHVLKNSMSPVVSVLGPLTAGLVTGSFVVEFIFSIPGMGRFFITAVTNRDYPLIMGVTLVYSVLIVLANIVVDMIYAWLDPRVSV
- a CDS encoding Fic family protein; translation: MEPMLPSPISRELQDLGVELSEKAAHLAGMIHPTTQLSIGELVRSMNCYYSNLIEGHDTHPRDIDRALKGDFSAEPEKRDLQLEAKAHILLQEKIDTQNIEENKTVAFIQWLHREFCEHLPDDLLWVENPDTKEKIPVEPGKFRETDVAVGRHIPPSAENIPDFLKRFTDAYDPDRLGRMDRLVAAAASHHRLLWIHPFIDGNGRVARLYSHAYLKTIGIGSSLWSASRGLARNVENYKTRLDAADAPRQGDLDGRGSLSQKGLEEFCAFFLGVCIDQIDFMESLLKPDELIRRIEIYSEEEVRARRLPKGSFPLLRESLLAGEFERGKAAGLTGYKDRQARTVLKELLEKGLLTSRSVKGPVRLGFPIGIVERWFPSLYP
- the uvrA gene encoding excinuclease ABC subunit UvrA; protein product: MAVDKLIIKGAREHNLKNITLELPRNQLVVITGLSGSGKSSLAFDTIYAEGQRRYVESLSAYARQFLELMEKPDVDSIEGLSPAISIEQKTSSRNPRSTVGTVTEVYDYMRLLFARIGRVYCYGCGRQIASQTAQQIVDQVTQIPTGTKIMILAPLVSNRKGEFKRELAEIQKKGFVRARIDGEVRSLDEDITLNKKFKHTLEIVIDRLVVKDTLGRRLADSIETALEHGERSAIICKLGADGSSEDLLFSEKFACNYCGISYPELEPRLFSFNNPNGACPQCEGLGTKMVIDPDLVVPDPSLSIRDGAFKPWEKKNSVYFHQMLETLSEHFKFKLGTPYEKLPEKIQQTLLYGSGDEEIQYYYEKNNRRHFYAGTFDGVIPELERRYRETDSASAREEIARYMRTLDCALCEGTRLTKAGISVKVGDKNIIDLTELAIDHLLDFFNQLKLTSQEHLIARRIVKEIKERLGFLNNVGLDYLSLNRTSSTLSGGESQRIRLATQIGSSLMGVLYVLDEPSIGLHQRDNDRLLKTLFRLRDLGNTVIVVEHDDATIRSADHVVDLGPGAGVHGGEIIFSGTPAKLLKNKKSLTGQFLSGKKQVPVPAQRRKGIGKSLKIIGAQQNNLKNVTAEFPLGCMICVTGVSGSGKSTLVIDILYKALAKHFWRSVDKPGKFDTIEGIQYIDKVIDIDQSPIGRTPRSNPATYTGIFTFIRDLFSETPESRVRGYKPGRFSFNVRGGRCETCQGDGVIKVEMHFLPDVFVTCEACQGKRFNRETLEVTYKGKNIADVLAMTVEEARVFFQNIPSLRSRLQTIADVGLDYIHLGQAATTLSGGEAQRVKLSKELSKRAAGQTLYILDEPTTGLHFADVENLLGVLVKLVEAGNTVIIIEHNMEVIKTADHIIDLGPEGGAKGGQIIGKGTPEALAKNAKSYTGQYLKEYL